TCAATTTGATTGTGGAATGTATCTAGCCTAATAACTTACCTAAGTACATCCGTTTAATATGTACAATGTGGACTTTTTTAATTTACGTTAGTATATATATAGTATTGCCTAAATTAAGTAAATAAAAACCTCCAATATCTCGTAGATATGGTAAACCATTATGATGATTCCGCAAGTTTATACCACGTTTATAGAGAATATTGTATCAGTGACCTACTATGGTAAACATGGAATATATTATGCTACGATTTCAAAGTGATTGACAATCTATTTCTATTCCATTTATTGCATTAGAGTACGCATCAAGTCACATTAATTCTGTGATTTCCTCCTATATAACTCAAGGAGGATGTACGTCATTTCTACATTCAGATAAACATTTCTACAGAGCAAAACACACAAAAAAATCAAAATGGCTGCGATGAACAACATTTCTGAGTTGAAACCTTTCAAGTCAATGTGGAAAGTTAAGGTTAAAATCATTCGGCTATGGGGGGGGGGGGAGAGACTATTGAGATGGTTTTCGTGGATTCTAGAGTAAGTTTATATACCTATTTACATTGCTAAAAACTTATGTTAACTGTCGTATAGATCTTGGTTTCTTACTATTCTATGTTCATTTTTAACTCTAGGGTGATAAGATTCATGGGACTGTGAAGAAGGATGAAGTGGGACAATTCACCCATGTGCTGCAGCAGGGACAAACGAAAGTCCAAATTAATTTTACGGTCACCCATTCAAGTGGTTCTTATTGGACAACCAAACATCCATACAAGGTGGTTTTCCTTCCTACAACCCGTGTCAGGATATGTGAGGTGTTGCCTTACAACATGACTGGATTGGAGCCGGTTAATTACCATGCGGTACTCAATGGGAAGCTCGATCCAGACTTCTTAGTTGGTAAGTGATGTTATGTATTAGAATGATATTAAACAAAAGTTTTCTTTGAAATCTTTTATAATTCTATTTAGTTACTAATCTATATTCTATTCCTCTGAAATTGTTTTAGATGTTGTCGGCCAAGTTGTTGAAGTGTCCCACATTGAAGTTGTGTCTGTCAATGGCAAGGACACCCAGAAGATCTCTGTGGAACTGTGTGATACTGAGTAAGTGAAGAAATTCAATTTAATTTTATATTCTTTATTATTTTGTGGCTTTATATCGATACCTTATATTTTTATGGTATTGTGTGTAGGGATGAACGTCTCCCCCTGGTGTTATGGGGGAAGTTTGCGGAGGATATCAGTGATGCAGTTCAGTTGCGTTCTGAGAACATAGTTATTTGTGTTCTGAGGTTTGGCAAAATTAAAGTTTGGAAAGGAAACTTTGTTATGTTCTGTGTGCTTATTAATGTGACATTGTTTTACTATATGGTTGTAATGTTCTAATAAGAAAACTAATCTATTTTCAGATGAGCGTAGTATCTCCAATGCATACAACGTCTCCGATGTGTCAGTAAACCCAGAGAACATGGCTGAGGTCCAAGCTTTCATACGTTTGTAAGTATATATCAAATGTTTTTATCTGTAACCATTTCATTCAACGTCTCAGATGGGTTTTGTGTACATCAAATGTTTTTATCTGTAACCATTTCATTAAACGCAGGCTACCAAAAGATGATTTGAAATTGTCTATTGTTGACTCTAAGCCGCTTGCGTTGGCGAATGGTGTGTCTAAAAACGATGACTTTTTTGTGCACACACCTAGGAAGACTATTGCTGAGGTGCTTGAATCGAAGCAGGTGCTGATTTCAAACAATTTTGATTCCGTGTCTATTATGTTATTATATCGTCACACGTTTGTGTAATGTGATTCAGGTGGAGAAGTGTATTGTAATGGCCACAATTGCGGGTATCGACTCTGACATGGGTTGGTACTACCTGAGTTGCAAGGTGTGTGCCAAGAAGGTAATTACAGTGCCGAATGACAACTGTGATGATGGAGATGAACACGATGTTCTTGCATGCAATTACTATTGTCCCAAATGCAAGAATAACAGCCCCAAACTATTGCCAAGGTTTGCTGTTTTAATATTTTAGGCAATTATAACTATAATATTTGGGACCATAGAGAGCTCTGAATACTTATTCAAAAATTATCTTTATGGTTAGGTACAAGTTGCATTTGGTTGTTCTTGACAATACCAATGACTGCAAGTTTCTCTTCTTTGATAATCTGGCACTGCAACTGCTGCACCAACCATGTATTGAGCTCACTGGTCCTATTACTGATGAGGTAGAGATGTTCAATATTTTCTGTTCTTAATATTATCATTAATATGGCCTTTGGTAATGATAGTATTTTCTACTTTTTCAGATTCAGGATCCTGATGTGTTGCCCCCCATTCTGAACGATTTAAAAGGAAAATCTTTTCTTTTCAAGATTGGGATTGAAAAGGAGAATTTTATTTACAAGCATGACACATTTAAGTTCCTAAAGATTATCACAAATCTTGGAATGATAAATGAGTTTGAAGCGGCTCAATCCACTACAAGAAATATGTACATTCTTAGCACACGATAAACGCTATTGTAGGGGTTTCATAGCGTTTTCTCATCTGCTATGTCATTGGCAGCCATAATAGGTCCCCTCTCTCTACGATAGCGGTTTTCTTTGACGCTACTAATATTCCGATATGATAGCAATAAATGAATGCCGTTTTTAACGTAACTATAACACGTTTTAATTTTGTCACAAATTGTTTACGATTCATAATTCGAGTTATGATATGTCCTTCTACAATAGCTGTTCAGTATTCTTATATTTAATTTTGGTATAGCTTCGAAATATGTTATCATTGTCCAATTCGTAGGTAATTTAAAACGCTATGATATTTTACTATAACATTTTTGTTTTTGCTATTGTAGATTTGTTTGTCTAATTCGTAGTTTGATTTAAATGCTATGATTTTCAACTATAACAACTGTTTTTGTTATTGCTGGTTTGTTGGTTATGCTATGGTATGTTGGTGCCCAGAATTGATTTCAGAAAACACCACTCATAAACAACAACGAAAGCATTCATAGAATATGTAGCTAATACATAAGTCATAAAGTTTATACAGCCGATTGAAAACTGAAAACAAAGTCATACACATAAGATAATTATAATTTCAGTAGCCTTGTTTAAAGGCTGGACCAGAGTTCTTCATTCCCCAAGTTGCTACAATCAAAACCTTTAATCAGTATAGGAATTGCATCAGAAAGATTGTAAAGAGAAAGCACAACCCTTACCTGTTCCTCTTAAAATATGACCAATTTATCAAGTGGCCATGCGATAGAAGAACCATGTGCATCCTTCAAGCTCTCCATTTCATCAGATTTCCTCCAAATGTCTGCATCATCTACCAATACTGCATCTACCCACACTCTAGCTGCGTTCGGACCCAATCGTACAAAGTGAACCATCTGATATGGGTCTGTTTAATGCACAGTCCTTCGGCAACGACTTGTTTCCTCTCACTGATGTCCATCAATTTGCACTTCTGATTCACTTGTATAGCTTGGGATCCATCATTTAGCTGTCATGTTTACAGTACAAAACATTGTAGTACTCAGACAGTAAGACAAATATTATTATTTACAACCTAAGGAAGAAAATGTTACCGGCATTGAGGGAGACTTCTTAGTAGGAGTAGTTGATGTTGTTGCTCTTGATTTTCCACTTTTTTTAAGGCTGCTTCCAGTAGACCCAGAAGAAGGAACTTTCTGGAGTCGGAGACACTTTTCTTCTTGCTTCTACTGGGTTTTCGGATACAACTTTGTGAGCGATTGCGAGCTGGCCAGGAAATAAACGACATTAAGCAGTCTTCAAGGTACGCCACATCCGAAGTACGCCTCCATAAAAACGTTTCAGGTTCAAGTATCACATCCAGAAAGACTTTAACTGCTTTTGGTCCGAAGGGAATTCCATTAACCAATGCTTTTGGTTCTTGCGTCTGCCAACGTCCTTCACCAACAACTACATTATCATAGACCAACGTCCTTCACCAACAACTACACAATCATCGGATAAATCCAGTAGTCGGCATTTGTTGAGAGAATTTGCTCTTGAGCCCTGTCACAGTCATAGAATAATATGAGCAAATCAGTATTCTTAGTTGTAAACTTAACTTGTAAGACAACAGGGAAAAGAAATTTACCAGTGGCGCAATGTCTTTTGGTTGGAGGCCCTGACCTAGTTCAACACATTTACTCTTAGGCCATGCAATAATATGGCCAACATCTTCCTGAATCGTGCACATGTTCTTCGCAGGTCTCCAGAGGAAAGCTTCTGGTTCAGTAGCAGCGTCAACCAATACTTTAACATCTGTAGGTCCTAAACGACAGTCATTTACTATATCGTTTGGGTCTGAAGAGAGAATACGGCCCTCACCAACGTTGCAATCTTCATCAGCCCAATCTATTATAAGACACTTCTTTTCTGTTTTTTTGTTCACACTCCTTGCAGCCGAGTTTTCACCAACTTCATATTCTTCTCTCTGTAAGTTAAACCAAAACAATTCTTATTATTTTGTTATCACCTCCTATCTCAATGTATAAACATAAATATTATATGACCTGGGTTTTCAGTGCTGCAAGTTCAGCCTTTAACTGATTAACNCTTCTCTTGCATTTCAGAAATAGTCTTGTGCTTAACTTGGAAGCAAGATAACTTGGTCTTGCTCATATTTCTGCCCATTACTCTCATACAACCAGGATTATCAGGTCCTAACAGCTTGACGAGTGTATCCTCATCTTGATTTTTAGCAGACGATGGATTGGCACCACTACCAAGCTCAGCTGCCTTTTGTTGTACATCAGACAACAAACGATTAATATGAAAAGCATTATATATAGCAAACCATAATTTATGTTTTCACTTACTATCTTTTCAGCCGCATTTGTGTTTATAGGAGTTCCATCTTTTCGGGTCCGAGACTTGACCTAGATTTTAAGTCTTGTCACTTGAGATGGGTCATCAGAACTGTTTTTCTATTTA
This genomic interval from Brassica oleracea var. oleracea cultivar TO1000 chromosome C2, BOL, whole genome shotgun sequence contains the following:
- the LOC106324268 gene encoding uncharacterized protein LOC106324268, with protein sequence MAAMNNISELKPFKSMWKVKGDKIHGTVKKDEVGQFTHVLQQGQTKVQINFTVTHSSGSYWTTKHPYKVVFLPTTRVRICEVLPYNMTGLEPVNYHAVLNGKLDPDFLVDVVGQVVEVSHIEVVSVNGKDTQKISVELCDTEDERLPLVLWGKFAEDISDAVQLRSENIVICVLRFDERSISNAYNVSDVSVNPENMAEVQAFIRLLPKDDLKLSIVDSKPLALANGVSKNDDFFVHTPRKTIAEVLESKQVEKCIVMATIAGIDSDMGWYYLSCKVCAKKVITVPNDNCDDGDEHDVLACNYYCPKCKNNSPKLLPRYKLHLVVLDNTNDCKFLFFDNLALQLLHQPCIELTGPITDEIQDPDVLPPILNDLKGKSFLFKIGIEKENFIYKHDTFKFLKIITNLGMINEFEAAQSTTRNMYILSTR